A region from the Fusarium graminearum PH-1 chromosome 4, whole genome shotgun sequence genome encodes:
- a CDS encoding 4-aminobutyrate aminotransferase, protein MPSFTENAVRTEIPGPVSKASSKRLDAIFDARAVHFVVDYDKSHDNYIVDVDGNKYLDVYAQIASIPVGYNNNTLIEAAKSPEMISALVNRPAIGNFPSDQWVDILRNGLMKVAPKGLSYIFTAQSGSEANELAYKAAFMLYSRRKRGDADWNEEEINSCMENSKPGSPELAIMSFKNSFHGRGFGSLSTTRSKAVHKLDIPSFNWPQAPFPALKYPLKDHAEENAAEEKRCLEEVERIMTTWHCPVAGLIVEPIQSEGGDNHASPSFFQGLRDITKKHGCVLIADEVQTGFGATGSFWGHDHWNLSSPPDMVTFSKKAQTAGYFFGNEMLIPDKAYRQFNTWIGDPARVIMCKAVIQEILDKKLVEQTARVGGKLYAELESLAAKYPEYIQNLRGKDQGTFIAFDTKDPASLVRSMRHIGVNIGTCGKNTVRLRPMLIFNEEHIPTLVGAFDKVIGAM, encoded by the exons ATGCCTTCTTTCACCGAGAACGCCGTTCGCACGGAGATTCCTGGCCCCGTCTCCAAGGCCAGCTCCAAGCGTCTTGATGCTATCTTCGACGCCCGTGCCGTTCACTTCGTTGTTGACTACGATAAGTCTCACGATAACTA CATCGTCGATGTTGACGGCAACAAGTACCTCGATGTCTACGCTCAGATCGCCTCCATCCCTGTTggctacaacaacaacaccctcatcgaggctgccaagtcaCCCGAGATGATCTCTGCTCTCGTCAACCGACCCGCCATCGGCAACTTCCCCTCCGACCAGTGGGTCGATATCCTCCGCAATGGTCTCATGAAGGTCGCCCCCAAGGGTCTCAGCTACATCTTCACTGCTCAGTCCGGATCCGAGGCCAACGAGCTGGCCTACAAGGCTGCCTTTATGCTCTACAGCCGCCGCAAGCGTGGTGATGCTGACTGgaacgaggaggagatcaACTCCTGCATGGAGAACTCCAAGCCTGGCTCCCCTGAgcttgccatcatgagctTCAAGAACTCTTTCCACGGCCGTGGTTTCGGCTCTCTCTCCACCACCCGCTCAAAGGCTGTCCACAAGCTCGACATTCCCAGCTTCAACTGGCCCCAGGCTCCCTTCCCTGCTCTCAAGTACCCTCTCAAGGACCACGCCGAGGAGAAcgctgctgaggagaagcGATGCCTTGAGGAGGTCGAGCGTATCATGACCACATGGCACTGCCCCGTCGCTGGTCTTATCGTTGAGCCCATTCAGTCCGAGGGTGGTGACAACCACGCTTCTCCCTCTTTCTTCCAGGGTCTCCGTGATATCACCAAGAAGCACGGCTGTGTCCTCATCGCTGATGAGGTCCAGACTGGTTTCGGTGCTACCGGTTCCTTCTGGGGCCACGACCACTGGAACCTGAGCTCTCCTCCTGACATGGTTaccttctccaagaaggccCAGACTGCTGGCTACTTCTTCGGAAACGAGATGCTCATCCCCGACAAGGCCTACCGTCAGTTCAACACCTGGATTGGTGACCCAGCCCGTGTCATCATGTGCAAGGCTGTCATCCAGGAGatcctcgacaagaagcTGGTCGAGCAGACCGCCCGCGTCGGTGGCAAGCTGTACGCCGAGCTCGAGAGCCTCGCTGCCAAGTACCCCGAGTACATCCAGAACCTCCGAGGAAAGGACCAAGGTACATTCATTGCCTTCGACACTAAGGATCCCGCCAGCCTTGTTCGCTCCATGCGCCACATCGGAGTCAACATCGGTACCTGCGGCAAGAACACTGTTCGTCTCCGACCTatgctcatcttcaacgaggagcACATTCCCACCCTTGTTGGTGCCTTTGACAAGGTCATTGGTGCTATGTAA
- a CDS encoding succinate-semialdehyde dehydrogenase: protein MASPKLSDPSLIKNACYVNGQWVAAKSGKDFSVENPASLEKLGSCPEFDANDTEAAIAAADAAYKTYRKTPARQRARYLRRWYDLMMENADDIARLITLENGKVWSDAKTEAVYAANFFEWFSEEAPRIYGETIEASNPSCRLSTIKQPVGVCGLIAPWNFPAAMITRKAGPALAAGCTVVIKAPAEAPLTALALAELAHRAGIPAGVVNIITALDNTAEVGKVLTTHPKIKKVSFTGSTGVGRLLMNQSSSTVKKLSFELGGNAPFIVFEDADLEKAVKGIITSKFRNSGQTCVCANRIFVHRSIYDKFVQMVLDVVKTFVIGDGFGEKTTHGPLIHGRAVAKTAEHVEDAISKGAKLIHGGERLADLGPNFFGLTMLTDMTPDMKIFSEETFGPVAAFFAFDTEEEVIELANDSEVGLGGYFFSENVNRCYRVAEALEVGMIGVNCGVLSDPAAPFGGIKQSGFGREGSKYGIDEFTVTKMVMTNIDP, encoded by the exons ATGGCCTCTCCAAAG CTTAGCGACCCTTCGCTCATCAAGAACGCATGCTACGTCAATGGACAATGGGTAGCTGCAAAGTCCGGCAAGGACTTTTCTGTCGAGA ACCCTGCAAGCCTTGAAAAGCTTGGAAGCTGTCCCGAGTTCGACGCAAATGATACCGAAGCCGCTATCGCTGCCGCTGACGCCGCATACAAAACATACCGCAAGACACCAGCACGACAGCGAGCCCGGTACCTCCGCCGCTGGTATGACCTCATGATGGAAAATGCCGACGATATTGCACGACTCATCACTCTTGAGAACGGCAAAGTTTGGTCGGATGCCAAGACAGAGGCCGTCTACGCTGCGAACTTCTTTGAATGGTTCTCAGAAGAGGCTCCTCGAATTTATGGCGAGACTATCGAGGCATCAAACCCATCATGCCGTCTATCAACGATCAAGCAACCCGTGGGTGTTTGCGGTCTCATTGCGCCGTGGAACTTCCCTGCCGCCATGATTACCCGCAAGGCTGGACCTGCGCTGGCTGCTGGCTGTACCGTTGTTATCAAGGCTCCTGCCGAGGCCCCTCTAACAGCTCTTGCACTCGCTGAACTAGCGCATCGCGCTGGTATTCCTGCCGGTGTTGTGAACATCATTACTGCGCTGGATAACACTGCTGAGGTTGGTAAAGTCCTGACGACCCAtcccaagatcaagaaggttTCGTTTACCGGCTCAACTGGCGTCGGTCGACTCCTCATGAACCAGTCTTCCTCAACCGTTAAGAAGCTGTCCTTTGAACTGGGCGGAAACGCCCCATTTATTGTATTTGAGGATGCAGATTTGGAaaaggctgtcaagggtATTATCACCTCCAAGTTCCGAAACTCAGGTCAGACCTGTGTTTGCGCCAACCGTATCTTTGTGCATCGCAGCATTTACGACAAGTTCGTCCAGATGGTCCTCGACGTTGTCAAGACCTTTGTTATTGGAGACGGTTTCGGCGAGAAGACGACCCACGGTCCTCTTATCCACGGCCGTGCAGTGGCCAAAACTGCTGAGCATGTCGAAGATGCTATTTCCAAGGGAGCAAAGCTTATCCATGGTGGGGAGCGTCTAGCGGATCTTGGACCCAACTTCTTCGGCCTCACGATGTTGACAGACATGACACCTGACATGAAGATCTTCAGTGAAGAGACTTTCGGTCCAGTGGCTGCTTTCTTTGCATTTGAtaccgaggaggaggttaTCGAGCTTGCCAATGACAGCGAAGTCGGTCTGGGAGGTTACTTCTTCAGTGAGAACGTGAACCGATGTTATCGAGTGGCAGAGGCTTTGGAAGTCGGTATGATTGGTGTCAACTGCG GTGTACTCAGTGATCCTGCCGCACCTTTCGGTGGCATCAAGCAGAGTGGATtcggaagagaaggaagcaAGTACGGTATCGATGAGTTTACAGTTACCAAGATGGTTATGACAAACATTGATCCATAA
- a CDS encoding chromosome segregation protein sudA, whose translation MYIKQIIIQGFKSYKDQTVIEPFSSKTNVIVGRNGSGKSNFFAAIRFVLSDAYTQMSREERQGLLHEGSGSAVMSAYVEIIFDNSDDRFPTGNKEVILRRTIGLKKDEYSVDRKVVTKADVMNLLEAAGFSRSNPYYIVPQGRVTALTNMKESDRLNLLKEVAGTQVYETRRAESLKIMNETNNKREKIDELLVYIKERLNELEEEKEELRGFQDKDRERRCLEYAYYHNIQLNVQSALEELDNARQDGIDSSDTNRAEFSQGEKAISRLDSEIHKLEREMELLQIDRRQLEEDRRDSAKSMAKAEMKTKNLKEGQSAQEQARAQHAADLESVQNEIASKEQQLSVILPAYNEKKQEEDNVRRQLDHAESTRNRLFAKQSRGSQFRNKSERDAWLKKEIQELELNISTQKANKIDADEEVQRVHESIAQAEQEVAELRNRLANFSAERGALEEEATKAGDVIDKLNDERKLVRREDDKLNSVIANARQEKEAAERELSHTMDGATARGLATIRRLKQERDIPGAYGTLAELLQVSDAYRLPVEQIAGASLFHYIVDNADTATYLADTLYRQQGGRVTFMPLAQLRPKSINLPRSNDAVPLLSKISYDEAYEKAFQQVFGKVVVCPNLTVASQYARSHGVDGITAEGDTTNKRGAMTGGYIDPRKSRLQAVQAVNKWRGEYERLLAQSRDIRQQTELKDQEITAAMSELQKARERLRQAVDGFEPLRHELMNKSTHLENERGHLDAAVKRRDAVESNMNSFLEDLAGHETELKSDFKKNLTSAEEHQLEELGNSIQELQKEWNELSRARRDLGRQKQLLEVDLRQNLQMKLDQLNSQAFENSTSGSSAGGLKEAQRELKKAQKAQKTVEASLQEVEAKLDDSQARLEQLENDRAQREQAQQEISARIEKQQKRMDKSLRRKAVLTTQAAECAQTIRDLGVLPEEAFDKYENMDPKTASFPRHGLAKANTNMSLGHVNKKAFEQYNNFTTQQDQLMKRRKELDESQESIEELVEHLDRRKDEAIERTFKQVSREFTTIFGKLVPAGHGRLLIQRRADRRQEPTDESDGEARGAVENYTGVGISVSFNSKHLDEQQKIQQLSGGQKSLCALCLIFALQATESSPMVIFDEVDANLDAQYRTAVAALLDSISNEIGTQFICTTFRPEIVHVADRCYGVTFRNKTSSIDCVSTEQALDFVEGQAKPA comes from the exons ATGTATATCAAGCAAATTATCATCCAGGGCTTTAAAAG CTACAAGGACCAAACAGTCATCGAGcccttttcttcaaagaCCAATGTCATTGTCGGTCGCAACGGTTCGGGAAAAAGTAATTTCTTCGCAGCCATCCGGTTTGTTCTCAGCGATGCATACACCCAGATGAGTCGCGAGGAGCGGCAGGGTCTTCTCCACGAAGGCTCAGGCTCTGCCGTCATGTCTGCATACGTCGAGATCATTTTCGATAATAGCGACGACCGATTCCCGACCGGAAACAAGGAGGTTATCTTGCGCCGCACCATCGGTCTGAAAAAGGACGAATACTCAGTGGACCGCAAGGTGGTGACCAAGGCCGATGTCATGAACCtacttgaagctgctggaTTCTCGCGATCAAATCCGTACTACATCGTGCCACAGGGACGAGTTACCGCACTGACGAATATGAAAGAGTCCGACAGGCTCAATTTATTGAAGGAGGTAGCGGGAACACAAGTGTACGAGACACGTCGTGCAGAATCACTGAAAATTATGAACGAGACAAACAataagagagaaaagatCGATGAGCTTCTGGTGTACATCAAAGAAAGACTCAACGAGctggaggaagaaaaggaagagcTCAGAGGGttccaggacaaggacagggaGAGACGATGCCTCGAATACGCATACTACCACAACATACAGCTCAACGTCCAATCTgccctcgaggagctcgatAATGCGCGACAAGATGGCATCGATAGTTCCGACACCAACAGAGCAGAGTTCTCGCAGGGAGAAAAGGCGATATCAAGGCTTGACTCGGAGATTCACAAGTtagagagagagatggagCTTCTACAGATCGACCGACGACAACTCGAGGAAGATAGACGTGACAGTGCCAAGAGTATGGCCAAAGCTGAgatgaagaccaagaacTTGAAAGAAGGCCAATCCGCCCAGGAACAAGCCCGAGCTCAGCATGCAGCTGATCTTGAGTCCGTGCAGAACGAGATAGCATCAAAAGAGCAGCAGCTGTCCGTCATTTTGCCAGCATACAACGAGAAAAAGCAGGAAGAGGACAATGTTCGACGACAACTCGACCACGCCGAATCTACACGCAACCGTTTGTTCGCCAAACAGAGCCGTGGCTCTCAGTTCAGAAACAAATCCGAGCGCGATGCATGGCTAAAGAAGGAAATCCAAGAACTTGAACTCAATATCAGCACACAAAAAGCCAACAAGATTGACGCAGATGAGGAAGTTCAGAGAGTTCACGAATCAATTGCCCAAGCAGAGCAAGAGGTTGCCGAGCTGCGAAATCGTCTCGCCAACTTTAGTGCTGAGAGAGGAgcccttgaggaggaggcaaCAAAGGCAGGTGATGTTATCGACAAACTCAACGATGAGCGAAAACTTGTCAGACgtgaagacgacaagcttAACTCAGTCATCGCCAATGCTCGCCAGGAGAAAGAGGCTGCTGAGCGTGAACTGTCGCATACTATGGACGGAGCAACTGCTCGTGGTTTAGCAACAATCCGACGACTGAAGCAAGAGCGTGATATTCCTGGAGCATATGGAACACTGGCTGAACTTCTCCAAGTCAGTGATGCATACAGGCTTCCTGTCGAGCAGATTGCCGGCGCAAGTCTCTTCCATTATATTGTCGACAACGCAGACACTGCCACCTACCTCGCAGACACTCTGTACAGACAACAGGGAGGTCGAGTTACGTTCATGCCTCTTGCTCAGCTGCGGCCCAAGTCGATTAACCTCCCTAGGTCTAACGATGCGGTGCCCCTCCTTAGTAAGATCTCATACGATGAAGCGTACgagaaggctttccagcAAGTATTTGGCAAGGTTGTTGTCTGCCCTAACCTGACTGTAGCAAGCCAATACGCACGAAGCCACGGCGTAGACGGTATCACTGCTGAAGGTgacacaaccaacaagagGGGTGCGATGACTGGTGGATACATCGATCCTCGCAAGTCTCGTTTGCAAGCTGTCCAGGCCGTGAACAAGTGGCGGGGTGAATACGAGAGATTGCTGGCACAGTCCCGGGACATCCGACAACAGACAGAGCTGAAGGATCAAGAGATTACAGCGGCCATGTCAGAACTCCAGAAGGCCAGGGAGAGACTACgacaagctgttgatgggttTGAGCCACTCAGACATGAGCTGATGAACAAGTCGACACATCTGGAGAACGAGCGAGGCCATCTCGACGCAGCTGTCAAACGCCGAGATGCTGTTGAAAGTAACATGAACAGTTTCTTGGAAGACCTTGCTGGCCATGAGACTGAGCTCAAATCAGATTTTAAGAAGAATCTGACCTCGGCAGAAGAGCACCAGCTGGAAGAACTTGGCAACAGTATCCAAGAACTTCAGAAGGAATGGAACGAGCTCAGCAGGGCTCGACGTGACCTGGGACGGCAGAAGCAGCTCCTCGAGGTTGACCTTCGCCAAAATCTGCAAATGAAGCTTGACCAGCTCAACAGTCAGGCCTTTGAGAACTCGACCTCTGGTTCTTCAGCTGGTGGATTGAAGGAGGCCCAAAGAGAACTTAAGAAGGCACAGAAAGCGCAGAAAACCGTCGAGGCAAGTCTTCAGGAAGTAGAAGCTAAGCTGGACGACTCGCAAGCCCGATTAGAGCAACTGGAGAACGATAGAGCGCAGCGGGAGCAGGCCCAACAAGAGATATCCGCAAGGATCGAGAAACAGCAGAAGAGAATGGACAAGAGTCTTCGAAGGAAAGCCGTCTTGACAACACAAGCCGCCGAGTGTGCCCAGACCATTCGTGATCTTGGTGTGCTCCCCGAAGAAGCTTTTGACAAGTACGAGAACATGGATCCCAAGACGGCAAGTTTTCCCCGCCACGGGTTAGCGAAAGCGAACACTAACATGTCTTTAGGT CAcgtcaacaagaaggccTTTGAACAGTACAATAACTTTACGACACAACAAGACCAGCTTATGAAGCGACGTAAGGAGTTGGACGAGTCCCAAGAATCCATCGAGGAACTCGTTGAGCATCTCGATCGCCGAAAGGATGAAGCTATCGAGCGAACATTCAAGCAAGTTTCAAGAGAGTTTACAACCATTTTCGGCAAGCTTGTGCCTGCTGGTCACGGCCGCCTGCTGATCCAGCGACGGGCGGACCGTCGTCAAGAACCTACTGACGAATCTGATGGAGAGGCTCGAGGTGCTGTTGAAAACTACACAGGTGTCGGAATCAGTGTGTCATTCAACTCCAAGCACCTTGACGAGCAACAGAAAATCCAGCAGCTCAGTGGTGGTCAGAAGA GTTTGTGTGCCCTATGCCTTATCTTCGCTCTTCAGGCAACTGAGAGCAGTCCTATGGTCATTTTCGACGAGGTCGACGCCAACTTAGACGCCCAATACCGAACAGCGGTTGCAGCCCTGCTTGATTCCATCTCCAACGAGATTGGTACACAATTCATCTGCACCACTTTCCGACCTGAGATTGTGCATGTCGCAGACAGATGTTATGGTGTGACGTTCCGCAACAAGACCAGCTCGATCGACTGCGTTAGCACCGAGCAAGCACTTGACTTTGTTGAGGGTCAAGCGAAGCCTGCTTAG